The following proteins are encoded in a genomic region of Leptospira ryugenii:
- the creD gene encoding cell envelope integrity protein CreD: MNKYQNSINLKVLILAGMAFVFIIPLVMIASLIEERSLARNLATEEMSDKWAKSQTILGPMIEIPYNIRIPKPDAIAKKDKWDYVTHYAYFLPEELSFDTDLKTELRKRSIYEVPLYRARMQIQGKFPIIRDDSFPKETTYIYYENARLIVSFSDAKGLGNEIQLSVNGKKNSVNPGTHSQLFPNGFHTSYSVESLEVESKFQINFDLLGSSLIEFVPIGKITKAKMTADWKDPSFRGNQLPKDRNISEEGFTAIWESNYYARSFPQTFSSMDFDQTMVSSSSFGVELIQAVDYYHKLDRATKYGILIIVISFALFFLFEVFGKVSLHPIQYILIGSAMIVFYTLTLSLSEHIGFLLAYSIASVITSLLIAYYTISILKGKKQGIIVGIYYLLLYLFIYIILSSEEYALLLGSFALFLVLAATMHLTRKIDWYDYNRLEH; the protein is encoded by the coding sequence ATGAACAAATACCAAAATTCAATCAATTTGAAAGTTTTGATTCTAGCAGGAATGGCTTTCGTATTTATCATACCCCTTGTGATGATCGCCTCGCTCATCGAAGAAAGGAGTCTGGCAAGAAATTTAGCAACAGAAGAGATGAGTGATAAATGGGCAAAATCGCAAACGATATTAGGACCGATGATTGAGATTCCGTATAATATCAGAATTCCAAAACCAGATGCCATTGCAAAAAAGGATAAATGGGATTATGTAACCCACTATGCCTATTTCCTTCCAGAGGAATTGAGTTTTGATACAGATCTAAAAACAGAATTGAGAAAACGAAGTATCTATGAGGTTCCACTTTACCGCGCAAGGATGCAAATCCAAGGTAAGTTTCCAATCATTCGGGATGATTCCTTTCCAAAGGAGACAACTTACATCTATTATGAAAATGCTAGGTTGATCGTTAGTTTTTCTGATGCAAAAGGATTGGGAAATGAAATCCAACTCTCGGTAAATGGAAAAAAGAATTCCGTGAACCCAGGCACTCATTCTCAACTCTTTCCAAATGGATTTCATACTTCCTACTCTGTAGAAAGTTTAGAAGTCGAGTCCAAATTTCAAATTAACTTCGATTTGTTGGGTTCATCACTCATTGAATTTGTACCAATTGGAAAGATTACCAAAGCAAAAATGACAGCAGATTGGAAGGATCCATCGTTTCGAGGAAACCAATTGCCAAAAGACCGAAATATTAGTGAGGAAGGTTTTACTGCGATTTGGGAGAGCAATTACTATGCACGATCTTTTCCGCAGACATTTTCAAGCATGGATTTCGACCAGACAATGGTCTCCTCGAGTTCCTTCGGGGTTGAACTCATCCAAGCAGTTGACTATTACCATAAATTAGACCGAGCTACTAAATATGGGATTTTGATCATTGTGATTAGTTTTGCTTTATTCTTTCTCTTTGAAGTGTTTGGAAAAGTATCCCTCCACCCAATTCAATATATTTTAATTGGATCAGCAATGATAGTCTTTTACACTTTGACACTTTCTTTGTCAGAGCACATAGGATTTTTGCTGGCTTATAGTATTGCCTCAGTGATTACTTCCTTGCTGATCGCATACTACACGATTAGTATTTTGAAGGGTAAAAAACAAGGAATCATCGTCGGTATCTATTACCTACTACTTTACCTATTCATTTACATAATTCTTTCTTCAGAAGAGTATGCCCTTTTACTCGGATCATTCGCACTTTTCCTTGTCTTGGCCGCTACTATGCACCTAACGAGAAAGATAGACTGGTACGATTACAATCGATTGGAACATTAA